Proteins encoded within one genomic window of Panicum virgatum strain AP13 chromosome 1N, P.virgatum_v5, whole genome shotgun sequence:
- the LOC120656539 gene encoding regulator of nonsense transcripts UPF2-like, whose product MDSVQNESRTDTKQDDEARQSKQDDEEARLEEHKKIIDQKTSLRQSNLNPERPDANYLRTLDSSIKRNTTVIKKLKTINDEQKDGLMDELKSVNLSKFVSEAVSYICEAKLRSADIQAAVQVCSLLHQRYKDFSPCLIQGLLKVFFPGKSGDDLDADKTSRAMKKRSTLKLLIELYFVGIVEDASIFVNIIKDLTSAEHLKDREATQTNLSLLSTFARQGRFLVGLQSHGQEAYDEFFKDLNVTADQKFFKKALNSYYDAVAELLQSEHASLRLMEAENAKVLSAKGELSDENTASYEKLRKSFDQLLRGVSSLAEALDMQPPVMPDDGNTTRVTTGTDVSPSSGKESSALEPIWDDEDTKAFYESLPDLRAFVPAVLLGEVEPKSNEQHAKGREQSSESTSEQETELHDNAQTCAPEHQLEVKVDDGVKDSEDKDKDRGKDGEKEKSKEKDLDKKNEREKEKVRALDGASLDNLLQRLPGCVSRDLIDQLTVEFCYLNSKANRKKLVRALFNVNRTSLELLPYYSRLVATLSTCMKDVPSMLLSMLEEEFNFLINKKDQINIETKIKNIRFIGELCKFKMAPPALVFSCLKACLDDFSHHNIDVACNLLETCGRFLYRSPETTIRMANMLEILMRLKNVKNLDPRHSTLVENAYYLCKPPERSARISKVRPPLHQYIRKLLFSDLDKSSVEHVLRQLRKLPWAECQQYLLKCFLKVHKGKYSQVHLIALLTASLSRHHDDFAVAVVDEVLEEIRFGLELNDYGMQQRRLAHMRFLGELYCYKLIDSSVVFETLYLIIVFGHGTPEQDVLDPPEDCFRIRLIIILLHTCGHYFSKGSSKRKLDKFLLHFQRYIMSKGPIPLDIEFDIQDLFSDLRPNMSRYSSIEELNAALIELEENERSAPLEKAENERHSDNESQKRQPRDGAASVNGQSATNGVEENGKDHEVADSESYSGSGNIDGQEDEDILSEDKSNDGSDNEGDDEDDGIPVGSDEDENVEVRQKVMQVDLKEQEDFDRELKALLQESLESRKSEARSRLPLNMMVPMNVLEGSKDQRATESESGEETVDEEGGNVGSSKVRVKVLMKKGHKQQTKQMLIPADSSLVLSTKQQEAAELEEKQSIKRRILEYNEREEEELNGGASQMGNWGQGASTTSSIRSGGRGSWDGPTRGGGRQRHHIAGSGGFYHSYGRRR is encoded by the exons ATGGATAGTGTTCAGAATGAGAGCCGAACTGACACCAAGCAAGATGATGAGGCCCGCCAAAGCAAACAGGATGATGAG GAGGCCCGTCTTGaagaacataaaaaaattattgatCAAAAGACTTCCCTCCGCCAGAGCAACCTGAATCCTGAAAGGCCTG ATGCAAACTACCTGAGAACTCTGGACTCCAGTATCAAGCGAAATACAACAGTGATAAAGAAGCTGAAGACAATAAATGATGAACAGAAGGATGGGCTAATGGATGAGTTAAAAAGTGTGAATTTGAGCAAATTCGTCAGTGAAGCAGTTTCTTATATTTGTGAGGCCAAACTTCGCTCCGCTGATATACAAGCTGCAGTTCAG GTTTGCTCGCTGCTTCATCAAAGATACAAGGACTTCTCTCCTTGTCTTATACAAGGTCTACTGAAGGTTTTCTTTCCTGGAAAATCTGGAGATGATTTGGATGCAGACAAAACTTCAAGAGCCATGAAGAAGAGAAGCACATTGAAACTTCTGATTGAACTGTACTTTGTTGGAATTGTTGAAGATGCTAGCATATTTGTAAATATCATAAAAGATCTTACATCAGCAGAACATTTGAAGGACCGTGAAGCAACTCAGACAAATTTGTCTCTCCTATCCACTTTTGCTCGTCAAGGGAGGTTTCTTGTAGGGCTACAGTCTCATGGTCAAGAAGCTTACGATGAA TTCTTTAAGGACTTAAATGTTACAGCTGATCAGAAGTTCTTTAAGAAAGCCTTGAACTCTTACTATGATGCTGTAGCTGAACTACTACAATCAGAACATGCG TCTCTTCGTCTAATGGAGGCAGAGAATGCAAAAGTTCTAAGTGCCAAAGGTGAACTAAGTGATGAGAACACAGCCTCATATGAGAAACTCAGGAAGTCTTTTGATCAGTTGCTACGTGGTGTATCCTC GCTGGCTGAAGCTCTTGACATGCAGCCTCCAGTGATGCCAGATGATGGGAATACAACGAGGGTTACTACAGGAACTGATGTCTCGCCGTCTTCTGGAAAAGAATCATCCGCACTGGAACCTATTTGGGATGATGAAGATACCAAAGCTTTTTACGAGTCTTTACCTGATCTCAG AGCATTCGTGCCTGCTGTATTGTTGGGGGAGGTTGAACCAAAGTCAAATGAGCAACACGCTAAGGGCCGTGAGCAATCTAGT GAATCCACTTCAGAACAAGAGACTGAACTTCATGACAATGCTCAAACTTGTGCCCCTGAACATCAACTGGAAGTTAAAGTAGATGATGGAGTCAAAGATAGCGAGGACAAAGATAAAGATAGGGGAAAAGatggagaaaaggaaaaatctAAGGAGAAGGATCTGgataagaaaaatgaaagagagaaagagaaagtaAGAGCCTTGGATGGCGCAAGTTTGGACAACCTTCTGCAAAGGTTGCCTGGATGTGTTAGCCGTGATCTTATTGATCAATTGACG GTTGAGTTTTGCTACCTAAATTCTAAAGCAAATCGAAAGAAACTTGTGCGTGCCTTATTCAACGTCAATAGGACTTCACTGGAACTGTTGCCTTACTATTCTCGTTTGGTTGCGACACTATCAACTTGTATGAAAGATGTTCCAAGTATGCTACTCTCTATGCTGGAAGAGGAGTTCAACTTTTTAATAAATAAGAAG GATCAAATCAACattgaaacaaaaataaaaaacataagGTTTATTGGGGAGCTGTGCAAGTTCAAGATGGCTCCTCCAGCTCTTGTTTTTAGCTGTTTGAAG GCCTGCCTAGATGATTTCAGTCATCATAACATCGATGTAGCCTGCAACCTTCTCGAGACTTGTGGGCGTTTTTTGTATCGCTCACCTGAAACTACAATTCGCATGGCTAACATGCTGGAGATACTGATGAGATTGAAGAATGTCAAGAATTTGGATCCACGTCACAGTACACTTGTAGAAAACGCCTACTACCTTTGTAAACCTCCGGAAAGGTCTGCACGAATCTCAAAAGTTCGGCCACCTTTGCACCAA TACATAAGAAAGTTGCTTTTCTCAGATCTTGATAAATCGAGTGTTGAACATGTTTTGCGCCAACTACGCAAGTTACCTTGGGCAGAATGTCAACAATACCTTTTAAAGTGCTTCCTAAAGGTTCACAAAGGAAAGTACAGCCAAGTTCATCTGATTGCTCTTCTCACTGCTAGCCTCAGCCGCCATCATGATGACTTTGCTGTCGCAGTGGTAGATGAG GTTTTAGAAGAGATAAGGTTTGGATTGGAGTTGAATGACTATGGGATGCAACAAAGGCGGCTTGCTCACATGCGGTTCCTTGGGGAGCTATACTGCTACAAGCTTATAGATTCATCAGTTGTATTTGAGACACTGTACCTTATCATTGTGTTTGGTCATGGAACTCCTGAA CAAGATGTGTTGGATCCACCAGAAGACTGCTTCAGGATCAGGTTGATCATTATACTTTTACATACCTGTGGTCACTACTTCAGTAAGGGATCTTCAAAAAGGAAGCTCGACAAATTTTTGCTACACTTTCAAAGATACATTATGAGTAAAGGGCCCATACCACTTGACATAGAGTTTGACATTCAG GATTTATTTTCTGACCTCCGACCAAACATGTCTAGGTATTCATCAATTGAAGAATTAAATGCTGCATTAATCGAGCTCGAGGAAAATGAACGTTCAGCTCCATTAGAAAAAGCTGAAAATGAAAGACACTCGGACAATGAATCTCAGAAAAGGCAGCCACGAGATGGTGCTGCATCTGTGAATGGTCAAAGTGCAACAAATGGAGTCGAGGAAAATGGCAAGGATCATGAAGTAGCAGACAGTGAGAGCTATTCAGGCAGTGGCAACATTGATGGGCAGGAAGATGAGGATATATTATCTGAGGATAAATCAAATGATGGCTCAGATAATGAaggtgatgatgaagatgatggtatTCCTGTTGGTTCTGATGAGGACGAGAATGTTGAGGTTAGACAGAAAGTCATGCAGGTTGATCTGAAGGAGCAAGAAGATTTTGATCGAGAGCTGAAGGCCCTTCTTCAGGAGAGCTTGGAGTCGCGTAAATCAGAGGCTCGTTCAAGGCTCCCTTTGAACATGATGGTACCGATGAATGTCCTCGAGGGTTCAAAAGACCAAAGGGCCACAGAATCCGAGAGCGGGGAAGAAACAGTGGATGAAGAGGGTGGCAATGTTGGTAGCAGCAAGGTGCGTGTTAAGGTGCTGATGAAGAAAGGTCACAAACAACAGACGAAGCAAATGTTGATCCCTGCTGACAGCTCACTCGTGCTAAGCACAAAGCAGCAAGAAGCTGCTGAGCTTGAGGAGAAGCAGAGCATTAAGAGGAGGATCCTTGAATACAACgaaagggaggaagaagagctgAACGGAGGAGCATCGCAAATGGGGAATTGGGGTCAAGGAGCTAGCACTACTAGCAGTATCAGATCAGGTGGACGGGGAAGCTGGGATGGTCCCACGCGGGGAGGTGGCCGGCAACGGCACCACATCGCGGGTTCAGGTGGTTTCTATCACAGTTATGGCAGAAGAAGATAG
- the LOC120654158 gene encoding two-component response regulator ORR11-like — protein sequence MASVVGGAVVAAAAAGGGVGATPHVLAVDDSSVDRAIIAAILRSSRFRVTAVESGKRALELLGKEPDVSMIFTDYWMPEMTGYELLKKVKESSKLKQIPVVIMSSENVQTRISRCLEEGAEDFLVKPVRASDVSRVFSRVHR from the exons ATGGCGAGCGTCGTCGGaggagcggtggtggcggcggcggcggcaggcgggggCGTGGGGGCGACGCCGCACGTCCTCGCGGTGGATGACAGCTCCGTCGACCGCGCCATCATCGCCGCCATCCTCCGGAGCTCCCGGTTTCGTG TGACGGCTGTGGAAAGTGGGAAGAGGGCCCTGGAACTGTTAGGCAAG GAGCCGGACGTGAGCATGATCTTCACCGATTACTGGATGCCGGAGATGACGGGATACGAACTCCTCAAGAAGGTCAAG GAATCATCCAAGCTGAAGCAGATCCCGGTGGTGATCATGTCGTCCGAGAACGTGCAGACCAGGATCAGCAGATGCCTGGAGGAAGGAGCAGAGGATTTCCTGGTGAAGCCCGTCCGCGCGTCGGACGTGTCGCGCGTCTTCAGCCGCGTGCACCGCTGA